The genomic stretch TTGCTGCTCGATAACTTTTTACTTTAAGCTGTCTTTTCAGGCCCATCTTTATTGAGATTGAGCTGCTATCGGATCTATATGGATATATTCACTCACACAATCTCATATGTTATTTTTTAACTGTGGACAGAGTTTCATGCATTATGTGTTGACTCGTGGCTTACATCATGGAGAACTTTCTGCCCAGTTTGCAAGCGCGATGCAAGAACTAGCACAGGCGAACCCCCAGCATCTGAGAGTACTCCATTGCTTTCATCAAGCCCTGCGTCTGTGGCTTCCTCCTCTGCTGTGCCTTCTGCTAGATCATCAGTGGCATCATCGTCGTCCATCCAAATAGCCAGAGCGCCACGTCCTCCATCCGCTTCTCGTACTCCATCTCTCTCGAGCACTTATTTGCAGCAGTCTCTTAGGTCCTATAGACAATCTCCTCCTCTGAGCATTAGCTGTAGCTCAGTTGACCTCAGGAATGCATCGTCTCACCGTTCTCAAAGATCCTACTTGGTTTCTCCCCACTCAATGGGTTATCCCTCTATATCATCTGTCAATTCAAGATACATGTCACATTACATTCCAAGCTCGAGCAACGCCTCTGCAAGTTTTGTCAGTTCTAGTCACCAGCATCACCCGTTACACCACAGTGAATCAGCTGCAAGTTTCTCACCTTTTGCATCTGCTCAGTCCCTTCCAGGGTGTTGATTGATATGTGGTTCACAACAGATTGCCTTTACGCTTACTATCCAATCCAGTCTCCAAGTCTCGAGCAATAACCCGAGGATATTGCTGAATTACACTGTATTCAGTTCATACATCAGTACGTCTTGATTAGGTTTGAACCAGAATACAAGCTTCCTTCCCATTGTAAATTGTGCCATAAGTTTGAGTTTTTGTTATCTGTTAAATGACCGACATGGTCCGTGTGCATTGAGGCTCATTGAATTTTGATACGAAGAGCGTGTGTGCGTGCGTGTGTATGATGGCTGTGCAGATTTATTTTTCAAGTCTGTTTCTGTATAGAATGACCGCTAACTTCACAGATCCTTATAACTAACTCGAGTCTTTTACTCGAGAGATGCACTTAATGTTTGATCAGCACTGAGGTTTTCCCCCCCTTGATATCCTTCTTTGCATTGTTCATGAATCTTTTCTGATTTTGTCTTTGCGAAGCAGTACTCACAGATCTAAGAAATCACCCATCGTGGTGCTTCTCTGCTTTCGTTTCTTTTATGCAATGCCCGCACTGTGGAAGTCAGGGGAGAGTCTGATGTTTGGTACCGTTCGAGGTGTACGTAGCCCGCACAAAGCACCAACTTCATGGTACTGTAGAAGCAAGGGTACTAAAAGTCTAGCAGATTGAGAGCCAACGAATGTTACTATAGTTATCATACTACTTTAAGTCAGTAAATTATCGATTGTGCGGTGAAAATTTGAATGTTGTTAAATGCATCAGTATCTTGCAAAGTTATtaatgaacatttttcatagaTCGGCAGTACGTTTGAGGACACAAGCTATAACAGGTGAAATGCTAGCGCGGATTGGTGGCCGCTTTTGTTTCCCGGTGATAAATCCCATATCCCATTTGTACATAATGGAAAAGGGGCCCCAGCCATTAACGAGTAAATCTTAATGTGGGTGGGATTTGGTAACGATTGAACCGGATCGTTTGTCTAGAGAAGAACTAACtattctctgaaaaaaaaaaaattaatcagtTAGTATTGACACGATCTATATGCTACCAATTTAGACACGATTAATTTTCAATCAACATTTCATTGACTGTGAACAcgtttttaatttgatttaagaaTATTTCATTGGCGGGCAAATGCGAATGGAGATATTTTTCGTCGGGTTTGTGTTGGTTTGTTGATTTCACATTGGTGGATTGATCTCGTGTTATAGCGTATCGTGCGATCATGTCAGCCTATCAACCCGTTAATTATCGCATCTTTTTCATATAAAGTAGGTCGATGCACGAGTTGGGATCAAGTTGGCCTATCTAACAATTTACCCTTAGATTGCCACCCGTAATTACGTGGGTATCAGTAAAGGGCCCTTCAGACACGCGAGGTAGACATCTTTTATCATTGTAATCACCAATCTCCACCATTGGTCTGGAGAAGCTACGGGTCAGTCTGGAGTGAACTTCGTTAGTCGCCTCCTAGAGAACTGCATACACTAGAAATTTATTCTGATGTTAGAAAGAACAAGGGATTTGAAGATCAAGTAAATTATTTGATCCAGCAGATGACCCTGATGGATGATTAATCAGAATAACAAGAAAGATACAAGCCATCATGcaattattactttttttctgCCATTTCAATTTCCCCCCTGCTCGTACCATGCAGTTATGCATGTATCGTTTTTCAAGTTCCACAAAAACACAGAGAGAGGAGTGCTCTTTGGTACCAACTGGAGATGAAATATCTACCCATAAATTCAACTTTCCATAAGAGACGCATccttctgacccaaaaaaataataataataataagagacGCATCCTGTCTGTCCTGTAAAACAAGATATGCGTAGTCGAAATTTCAATAGCCCACCAACAGCCTTTGAATTTACATCCTAAACGGGACAAATGTACTTTTGAAACTAGTATTCTGATGCCGTATGCTGTAAAGTTTCCACATATTTCTGAACAACTGTAGTTGCAGCTCCAGACCTTGCGGAATATGTCTGAACTACAAAGATATGCTGTAAATTCACTCCATTTTTATTCGCTTCAAATGAGTTTGCCTCATCCATTCTAGGCACTCATCTGCAGTTCCAGCTGGGTTTGCCAGCTGCCACGCAAGTAGCTTTTGTTGCTGAAAAAGATATAACAAGTCAGCTTCAATTCCACGATTCAGTAGATCAGAGCAGGAAACTATGGCTTACCCATTCCTTAACCAATGGACCTCCAGATTTGAGCTGCAGAACATTCATAATATCCTTTCCAGTGACTAGAGGCTTCACTTCCCATATTTTTTCCAGGCCTGCGTATTATGCAAATGGAGTGCATATAGGACAATGGTCGAAACAAATCCCAAGACTATTCTTCCAAAAGATTCCACCGAAACTCTTAACAAAAGTGGAATTCATGCAGAAAGTACACATGCAAACAAAATTTCTCTGGGTGTCTGTTCTCGTAAATACCAGTGGCACAGGGAAGGGGGTCAGAACATAAATCCTTTGTGAGCAATCCACAACGCATGGATGAACTTTGTAAGACAAAGGAAGCAAAGGACATCTGGATATACCTAATTTGAGAATAGCATTCTCAACTGCCTTGAACACCTCTTTTCTCTTGTCTAATTCGTAGTGCTTGAACATGGCATCTTCAGAGCAGCCAATAGGAAAGGGATAAGCCAGCACAGCAATCAATAGTGCTACTCGCCAGAAATCCTTAACTTCTCGCAGGAGAAATCCTGCATAGACAAGAATCAGTAGTGCGTAAGTACCTCATAAAATTACACTACAAAATAGCACAGATTGACAAAATGCGACAAACCGAAGAAGAGAAAGGTGAACCAAGTAGTTTCAGTCCTCTTAAACTACTTCAACACCAAAGGTAACATGCTTGGCCTTATCTTCGGACAAACCACTCAAGGTTAAAAaggcaaggaaaaagaacaaggaaacaTAGGTACATTGTATTAATTAcattaatataaattgtaaattgaATTGGAATCGCCCTGAATAGAGTATCTGGCCTAGCTAGGGATAAACATGTCCATAAGCACATTGGGTTCACAATATATACAGCATGTGTATTGCTAaaacaatataaaaatattgatGCACAGTATACTGTTTCAGTTTCGACGTGAATGTGATGAACTCAGCCAAGATGATACATAATTCTAAACAGATGAGGATTCCAACTCCCAAATACGGCTGCACTCCTCAACTGGTTTTTGTCCCCAAGTCGTTGCATAGTCTCAAATAATACATTGATGAAACACAGCACATATTATCATTTAGATTGGTGATGCCAAGGAAATACAGGATAATTAATATAATAACTGCCTCGAATCTCTTGTGCTTTCACTTATAAAGCCTCTAGAATCCTGAAGGCTTAGTTCATTACTCCAAATGTTCTTACATTGAGTGACAAAATAGCAGACCGAAAAAATTTCAGAGTAACCAGAGAAAAACTGCTCCTACGTATTCTTACCTGTTAATACCCGCAGCTTTGACGAAGCAGGAATATCAACAAGTTCACTGCCCATATCATCTTCATTGAGCTCTCTGTCAACATTTGATTCAAGAAAAGGAATCAAGCTAAGCAGTCTTGCCACAGCAGAGTGTACACCGACGACCTTAAAAGGAGAAAGATTTTAACTACTATTAAGTTATagctgcataaaaaaatacaagtaCAATATTCACTGGGTGTATATATGAACTCACTGTCTCAGCATCGCTAGCCTTTCGCTTGAGAGAGTTTCGAAAAACATAGTTGACGATTGGAATCTACAAAAGATATTAAACAATTGTGATTGCAATAGAAAGGGAACGATATGTAAAAACTGGGATAACTTTTTGTTCCCAATttaagtccaatccaaaagctgAAGCTCTTATGTAAAAGGAGAAGAACCATTATTCCAATTAGAAGACACATACAGATGCAAATTGAAGAAAGTAAAGACAAAGGTACCTTCTTGCCTTTGCTATCTTTGTATGTGATGGTTCTGAATGGGAAAAACAGAGCTGCATACAAGGACAACCTTCGTTGTTCATCCTGAAATAGGTAGACATACTGAGTAATCAAAAGCATATTACTCCAAGGAAAGTTCAAGAAGAATATGCACATCGAGTTATACAGGTAAAGACATCAAGCAACAAGTAGCATAAGCAATGATTACATAAAGTACATGGTTTGCTTGAGCATAAGTCAGGAACTTAATTCTATCAATTAGACCATGCAAAAATAGAACAAATCTAGTAAACCAATTACGATGACAATGGCTGTGGCTGGTTGAATAAATGAAATCTAAACAGGAGAAAACAGTCGCTGGAGTGCCTGAGCATATATAATATAGTATTATGATAAAACAGAACTTATAAAATTCAAGCGGCTAGGGCCTGCGGAAGGAATCAGCATGCCTACAATAATTCTTTGCATGTTTTTACAATgttcttttctcaaaaaaacTTTGATCGCAGTAAACCTGCAACATAATGCAAATGGCAATCAAGCGCAGGTTcagaaataaataaaggagAACTACAAGGAAGCAAAATAAATGACCAGATAATagattgaaaaattcaactagGTTCAGATAGGATGAATGGAGCTAATTACAATTAGTAAACCTATCTCCTGCTAACAAGTACAGCCAGTTTCGCATCATCACTCCATTAGTTGCCTGTTTCTGCTAAAATATAAGATCATTATGATAATCAAGCAACCAAGTGCTTCAAATCAATCCTTATCAAGTCTAAACTTCTAAAGCCATATTATGAAATCTTCCATCCAAAATATAATGAGAATCATACGGTTCTGCTAGATATTCAGCATAGAGTGTTTCATGTGCCGCTCATTTCATGTGTCGCAGGGAAACCAAAAGCAAGCGTCTCAGCATGAGTCTATAAGCCAAAGAGTAGTTTAAATACCATAAAGCCATTTAGCTgcagaaaaacacaaaaactcaAGCATgaaccaatattttttttgtggtcgaaaggCATAAACCAATATGAAATAGCATAAATTCAAGGATTATCACGCACAGCAAGAGACAATGATCCAATTAGCTGCAGAAGGCTCCATGCAGCATCCATATAAGCCAAGCAGAGCCTAGAAACATATCGACAGATGCAATCTGTAAGAAATTATGCACTGACACAACAATGAGAACAAGAGAACCCACAAAGATCTACAGTCAAAGTCTAAGAGCGGTAAATGCTACGTATCAGCTGTAACCACCAATTCTACAACAACTTGACAGATATTGTTCCCGAAATCAAGAAGAGTTCTAGCAGGCGTGTAGCGCTCCGAACATTAGCCTTTCTCGATGCTTTTCCTACGATCCTTTTGGATTTAATTCGCTATATTTTTAGCTTGCTTCCTTCTCTCATTGTCTTCAACTTGTATTTCCTTTTTGCAGAATATTTGGTATACTTTAGCAGTGTGCATTCTTCTCTTAATAAAGCTTCTACATTTTAATCAAAAGAAACGTTAGTACACTTGATTAGTCCATCCTGTAGGAAAAAGCATGGCTCCAGCCCCTACACCCAGTTGGGTAGATTTTAAGAAAGAAGCTTTTGAAGACACCACCATACTTTAGGCTTCACTTCTTTTCTTGTAGAGAAACAAGAGCCTATCATAGTGGCCATCAAGTCTCACTACTACCAAGAGATCTTGTAGTTGCGCAGTACATTCCCCCCTCACCTCCCCAcgccccctaaaaaaaaatggaattataTATGCTCACCATTCTCTAGGGGCCAAAAGAAGGACAAAGATAAAACACCGCCATCTTTCACATGGAAAAGCATCACAAATTCTTACACCCATTAAATGGCCCCTCTATAAGTTACAGTAAAAtctattattttctctcttttgtcacAAAAAGTTTCCACTATGTTTCCTTCTTCACAAACCAGTTTTGTCAAGATTGTAACATATTACCCAATACAAGCCACTCTACTGAAAACTATCCATAGTCTTAACATCCATAAGCacaaatctcatttttttcttactCAAAACAAATTTGCTGGACAACTAGATACTCACGATTCGCAGAAGTGGAATAAATTAGATTGTGACAACCCATATCCTAGCCTGATGTTGCTGAATGCTCAGGTATTATTAACGGTGTATCAAATATGTAGATATCAATCATGTCTAGCTAGACAATCATAAGAACCCAAATAAACCAACCTATCGCACTCTTCTGGTAATGTCAGCTCATGTTCACGAGGTAGACTGAAGACAACCCAAAATAATTGCAACTCATGGATGTAAGCAATAGCTTTAACTGGTTCATTGCCTGATATCATCAGATCAACCTGCCATAccaaagaaggggaaaaacatTGATCCTATCTCATCAATGAGAAGTAACAACAGATGGGATATACAAACCAGATGGAGATGATGACAGAAAAGATAAAGGCCGCATGCACAAGAACTCCCACGAAAAAACATTTATTGAGAAAAAGCAGCCAATGGAGGAATGTTCTAGACACATACTTCTGTTCCAATGCGCTCTCTACTGATTTTAGCTGCAAGTGCATCTTTGACATCATTGGATGCGGCAGCTCTCTTCAGCTCTTCATCCAATGTAAATCCGAACCTTGCGCCTGAAGTGAACacaagatgatgagcatggagGTACAAAGATGACCAGACATTAGATAAAGTAGCAGAAAGCTCCTTTTTGATCACGCAAAACTCTTGTATATGGcagaagaatgaaaaaaagaaagcttcTTTGTAAGATGAGCTGTGAACAAGCAAGGTTTACGAAGCTCATATAAGAATAAGTCATTAAGCTCTCCAAATCAGGAATTCTGGTGATGCAAGAGGATCCAAGAGCTTCGAAAGGAAAGAATCACACATAGTGTACAAACGGTAGGCTCATGGTTCTGGCACACTCTATTGTAGGTATATATTTCTTGTGATCATTACTTCCTTGAATAAAAACTTTTACCTGCCTATGCAGTCACATGTTTACACCGGCAATACATCCATTTTTACATGAAAAATGATGTGAATAGAAGACTGCATTTGGTGCATGCATGTGTACTCAGACTGTCACGTGAAACTCTTAACACATTTCTGTACAACCAGTCCAAAGGCAACAAGCTATGGAATTGACGAAGATATAATAATACTTTCCCTATTTATATACATACTGCATCCATTTGCTTCTACTAACAAACGAATAGCAATGGGTAGCATTATAAATGGTCTCAGGCAGACTGAATAAGAATATCCAGAACTAAATAAAAGCAAGAAGCAAAAGCTCaacaatatttaaataaaacaGCACCAAAGCGAACAGCACGAAGAACTCGCAGTGGATCATCCAGAAATGTTTCCTTTGGGGCTAGAGGTGTCACAATTTTTCCTGATCTAAGATCTTCAAACCCTGCACAGTGAACGAAAATTCGAAAAGCAGAAGAATTTATTGAGATTGATTCCCCAAAAAGttgtcataaaaaagaaaaccaagtcAGAAAATTTATTCTAACCTCTCCCAGTTAAATCTTCAACTGAGCTGGTGTTGATATTGTAAAACATGCTGTCATATAAAAATTTAGGTCATCAAACAACTGGACCAATAGAGTGGAATGATACGAATAAGAGTAGCCAAGCTGTTTGAAGTACAGAAGCAGATTGAAGTAAACAAACTTAATATTTTAAACATATAAAGAACCAACTGCTATCTGGATGTCCAGTCATGTCTAAAATAGCGGGAGGATCATCGTCTTCAGAATCCAATTTCATTAATGTACATATTTCACCAATTAATCAACGGCATGCAGTGCTAAACCACTTTATAAGTTAAAACATAAGATATtccaaataaagatatgaaagaCTGCACATTCCATGACTTCTTGCCAGCTGACCAGAAAACCAAAACAACCAGCAATTCCTCTTGAAGTACGATCTAGGTAATTGACATTAAAAGATCAACAGGCAGTAAGTTTGGAGCTACATACACTTCACAGAAGAGCAGACCATGTCCACTATCTGGTACGACTGACAACCATTCAATGACCTCAATAACCGGAGACAACATTGGATAGAGTAACGGAATGATTTGTCATGTATCAATAATAGAATGATTTGATACATCCAAATGAATTTAACTAACAGGTGTTAGATCAAATACCACCTAAAACTAAGCAATGAATTATTCGAGATAAACAGAATCTGATGCAATTAACATTTTGATTCAAGAGCAATTCATCAGTTACATAAAGATGTAGAGACACCTGTTTATAGTTAAATCCCTTCTATAAGCATCCTCTTCAGCAGTGCCAAAATCCTATAAGAGAAGTCAAATTGAACaaccattcaaaaaagtaaCAACCAAGAAACTAGTAAGATTTTCAGGTCATAAATAGTTGAGCAAAAGCGCAATCACATCAGAagcaccagagagagagagagagagagagagaataagcaTTGACAATCTAAGAGAAAGCACTAAGCTGATGTCAAAAATGTATTTTGGCCATGGACACAAAATATAAAAGACCTTGAGCTCATTGCTTTAGCTTTCATGGTGATTCTGAGGCCCCCTTGTTCTACAACGATATACTCGACACTTGAAATAAAATAATGTCTGTTCAACAAGTCTCTCGAGtgaattagcaaaagaaaaaaaaatagtttagaagaAAGTTCCTCGTTCAAGAATAGACATGTGATTGTCAGAATTCAAGTCACTTTACTTTTGATTATGAGCTACATGCTCGTCATTTGTAGACTTGCATTTTTTTAACTACAAGTACCGCCATGGAGCAAGCAAACAGCTGTACTATTGATACCACCTAACTAATTTGCttgtctttctttccctttaaaAGAAAGAGTTCATAAAAGGGCTAAAAGCTATTTTTACTTTCGACTGGTAATGATACCGTCTAGTAAGCCATGACTAAACAAGATAATAACATACGGATGGAAAGAAAATACACAGCAGATGAATTAACAGCTGTACTACTGCATACCATCTGGGTGGGAATGCGGCTATTCTCACTGTACTTTTCAGACCTTAAGTTCACAAAATCTATCCATGTATCATAGATGCGCATCCTCGCCGTTTCCAGATGTTTCGACTGGTCTGGGTTGCTGCAAAACTAAACTTACATAAAAAATGTCTTCAAATACTCAATCAGAATGGAGCCAGCATCTGCCACTATAATATACCACAACCTAATTCAATcaaaaaatatgagaagataTTCATGTAATAAGAAGTTCCAAATTCAACTATGCCAACGAAACCAAATTTCATGACTAACATACAAAAACAAGTTAAGAGAGAATTACAGGAGATGAAAACGAAAAGGCCTTCTACGGAGCTCGGGAAGACAGTAGACCTTACCAGATAAtgagaccaaagaaaaaaatcgagGGGCAAAAACTGGAGCAAAAAAGGGGTTCTCAGAAGTAAATACTTCATCCTGCACACACTACTTAATCCACTTAAAGTGAACCATTTGCTCTTCACTTAATCATATTTCAAAGcccttggaaaaattaatgtaagAAGGCCAATTATCTCAATTTGAATAAGATTTTGAAAGCGTTGATTCCCTCCAAGAGTGGCTTTATCTCTTGGGAGACTGCTTTACAAATCATGAGGTGATCCACTTCTGATGACAGTCTCCCTTTGGAGGGACATAGGGTTCGTAAGATATGCACGAGATTGGCAATTGGAACCCCTCTTCAACTTATTTGATTTACTTAATAGTTCTTGGGTTGTGCTTTGAGGTCAGTGAAAAGCAGTGTGACCACACAGATAGAAATGGATTGTATATAAAATGTCTAGCACTTCAAATTTTGTTAAGTAAAAGAAACAGTTAATCATGAAGAATCAAGTCTTTTATCTTCAAAACAGCAATCTCTATGCCTTCAAAACACTCTTTTAATCCTCTTCCTTCGCACTTTTAGCTGGCATTGCTTGATCCCAAAGTCTTAGTTTTTTGAGCAAGTATTGTGCACCTATTCCTCTTTAATTTATACTCTAGTGAACACTCCTTTCGAGTCTTTCCTTTTCTCAGTGACGAAGAAATCACTATGTATGAATTGGGTGGCACAATAAACAAACAACCACAGCTCACATTATAAACTCCCGATGAAGAATAAACAACTGATCAACACTCACTCATAAACTTCAAGTCAAATCATACATTCACacattaaaatatgaaaagataatAATTTAAGACGAAAGGCAAGCACAAAGCTCAATGTACCTTGGGATAACAGCCAGACCTTGTGCCTCTTCTCCTGTTGATGCCAAATATTGGGTAACCTTATCAACGAATGTACTACCCAACATGTCATCAAGTGCGATATCGATATCATAACACTCTTTCCCTAGAAGCTGTAAAGATGAGATAACATGAgtttgttcatcatcttctcgaAAGAAAGGTCTAACACAATAAATCCGCCAATTTCACAATGTCATTCACATCGATTCAAGTACAATAATTATACCATCTCTACAAATCATTCCAGCTCGAACATGATAAATGATTCTGAGCAAAAATTTTGCTGAAAATGACCGACAGTAAATCATTTATATCAGTTTGAAAGAATCTCGGGGACTTTCCAGGAACATATAATCTTTCTCTACTCAAATAATTACCCTGACACCTTGTCGAATGTTGGAAAAGGTCCTATCTATTGAGGGTTCTAGGAAAGGGGCATCACCACCCAATAACAGGTTATAGCGATGATACCACCACGAAATTTTCGTAATCAATAGTAGCACATAAAATGTGAATGTGTGCATATACATAAGAGAGTAATTCATAGATGCGGTGCCAAGGGAATGCTAACTCTTCATAGAACTAAATTCACCTGTCTAAATGTCAGTCACTGATATTACATGACACATAAGGGCACCCAACTGGCTCAAGATGGCAGCGGCTGAGAGTAATACTaaacatatctaaaaatgacTGTGAAATCAACCATTCACATTCTTAAACTCGAAGATTTATTAGTTACATCACCATTAAGTTATCCCCTGCAAATAATAACGCTCAATgactaaaaaataataataaaatgcaGTCTCAACCCCAGTAGCTTACAAACAATAGAACCACAACGACAAAGACCTAATTAGCTGATGTTCTTACTGATTGTAGAAACAAAACTTCATAAGGAGAAACAAAAGTACTGCATTTTCTAAAtacttcaaagaaaaaaaaaaccccagtCAAACAAATAAAGCACGCATATTATGGGAAGGGAAAAGTAAGAACTTGAGTTGGATATAAATAAACATGTAATTGGAGAAAAATATCTCaaaagaatcacaaaacaacaTGCTTGTGCACGATTAGTACCGCAAAAAGAACTTAAAGGCACATCGAATTGAACACCCTACTGCACTAGCAAATACACCAACCTTATCACGGACCCAGCCACCAGCAACGCGCAGCTGGGTAGAGAGATCAAAATGGCGAATGGTGGCAAGAAGCCTATCAAagatcatcttctccttctctgtCAAATCGATCTTTTCCTTCACTTGCACCACAGGCGAATCCGTCGACATTGATTTGCAACGCAAGAACCCAGCTGCTTTAGCCGGGTTTCGCGCCTTAAGAGGTCTCCAAACGCTTCCTAAAGCAAGAGAATTGCCACTACCGAAGATGCTTCTAAGAAAAAAGCTTGAACTGTTGCCGTTCAACAATGACACTCTCATTTTCCTCCCTTACCCATGCTGGACGTCCTTGCTTCAATTCACTCGGTTTTTCCCTTCTATTACTAGGAGAATTCGGCACTCACTTGCGAAACCGATTCTTTTGCCCTTCAATTTCGAGTATTACAACTCCAGTAAGCcgaaacaaattttcaatttatcacaagtgcaaTATATGATGCCAAGGACCAATTCTCTAAATTTAACAACCCATAGGCCCACTTGCAGCTCTatacaagaaaaaaatgaaaacgaaaataCAGCGACTGATACCTTGCAGACGAAAAGCCGCCGGAGCCTGtccaagcagagagagagagagcgatgaGGAGTAGCTGGAGGCGTCGGTTGGCTGGGCTCGGCCGCTGTAAGGTGGCCGGGGCGACGGACGACGTCGAGAATAAATGCAGCAGCTGCTTCGGCGGCGAAGACAGGAGTTACACAGCGACGAGTGGAGGCGACACGGCGACGAGTGAGAGGCAGCAGGAGCACAAAGGCGAGGGCGGGAGAGACAGACAGAAGCCCAGAGATGAAGAGAAACTGAAAAGCTCTCCTAGTCCCATAAGACGACGCGTCGTTAAAAAGCGATAATAAAACGGGGAAAAAATCacccaaaaccctaaattattcCCACGATAAGATattaggcgaaatcaaaaatcctaaatttatattcgtatgatcaaattaaaatatttggactgaaatttcaaaaattcatcgtgaaaatataattaaatattaaaattttcaaaaaatgtaattaaatcttaaaatttatcaaattaatttattgaatCCTTCGATTAATTAACGATAAATGCCAAGGTATCttgttttattactttcttAAGACGGGTGGTGATGATGTGGCGCCTATCAAGCTCCATGTCaggagaaaatacaaaaatttgagaaaaaacacaaactaaaataaaaattaaaaaagctaaaagcttaaaaaaagtttataaaaaaaacaaacaacatcAACAACAACTGCACACTTACCGCAGTGACTGGGCTAACAACTTCCTCTCAAATCTGGGACGAGGATTGCGCCCTCTCCCAAATCAGGTCAGCAGGCCCTCGCGGGGAGCCGGCAATGCCCAAAGGAACTCTGTCGGCCCTTCTCGACGGCTATGACGGTGGCCATGGCGTGGGCGACGGCTTGTTCCccatttttcttggtttttaaaatatgtatcattttttttaatttatttagttaatttaagtaaactttgaaaaagaaaataacaaaaacaataccatgcgggagagagaaagtaataaaaaaattatcaattcagCATTTTTTTATATGTCAAGTTGGACGTAATTAAcaggactcgattgcatca from Rhodamnia argentea isolate NSW1041297 chromosome 2, ASM2092103v1, whole genome shotgun sequence encodes the following:
- the LOC115739516 gene encoding tRNA nucleotidyltransferase cca2; this translates as MRVSLLNGNSSSFFLRSIFGSGNSLALGSVWRPLKARNPAKAAGFLRCKSMSTDSPVVQVKEKIDLTEKEKMIFDRLLATIRHFDLSTQLRVAGGWVRDKLLGKECYDIDIALDDMLGSTFVDKVTQYLASTGEEAQGLAVIPSNPDQSKHLETARMRIYDTWIDFVNLRSEKYSENSRIPTQMDFGTAEEDAYRRDLTINSMFYNINTSSVEDLTGRGFEDLRSGKIVTPLAPKETFLDDPLRVLRAVRFGARFGFTLDEELKRAAASNDVKDALAAKISRERIGTEVDLMISGNEPVKAIAYIHELQLFWVVFSLPREHELTLPEECDRLCLAYMDAAWSLLQLIGSLSLADEQRRLSLYAALFFPFRTITYKDSKGKKIPIVNYVFRNSLKRKASDAETVVGVHSAVARLLSLIPFLESNVDRELNEDDMGSELVDIPASSKLRVLTGFLLREVKDFWRVALLIAVLAYPFPIGCSEDAMFKHYELDKRKEVFKAVENAILKLGLEKIWEVKPLVTGKDIMNVLQLKSGGPLVKEWQQKLLAWQLANPAGTADECLEWMRQTHLKRIKME